CTAAGAATAGTGCTCAGGGACCTCGGCAGCATCCTCGTCATACTGGGAGTGCTGATATTTTTTCTGCTTGGTATCGCATGCTACTTCCATGAGGATGTGATAATGCCTGTTGTAATTACCGGTTCTGGGATTATACTCCTGGGGTTACTATTCAGATATTTCTTCAGATATGCAGGGGAGCCCGAATACAGGCATGCAATGATATGTGCAGCACTGGTATGGCTGGTCGTTCCAGCTTTTAGCGCAATCCTCTTTGTCTTGATTGAGGGCATGAGCCCATTGGATTCTTATTTCGAGGCGATGTCCGGCTGGACAGGAACGGGTCTGACAATGATTACCCATCCGTCGGGACTCACGCATACAATCCAGTTCTGGCGCAGTCTGATGCAGTGGGTGGGTGGTGTAGGTGTGATCGTTCTGATGCTCTCCGTTCTTGCACGTCCGGGTACAGGTGCATACGTACTTTACAAAGCGGAAGCACGGGAGGAGCGTATAAAACCGAGTATCATATCAACAGTGAGAATGACATGGTGGATATATCTATTCTTGACCTCTATAGGGATAATTATCTTTTTTATCGCCGGTATGAAGCCATGGGAAGCGATAAACCACGCAATGACCGCAATTGGTACCGGTGGATTTACAATCACTGATAACAGTATCGCCACATATAACAGCTTTATCATCGAACTGGCAATCATTCCGATGATGGTTCTTGGAGCGATACCATTTTTAGTACATTACAGGGTGCTGAAGGGTGATATGAAGTCATATTTCAAGGATACGCAGTGTATAGCCTTTATTGTCGTCTTCTCTATCCTCTTCATACCGCTATTAGCCGCTAATTATCTGATGCAAAGCACTGACCTCTTAAGTGCCACCCGCTATTCAGGCTTTCAGCTTATCTCCGGGATGACCTGTACGGGTTTTCAGACGGTACCTATGCACAACTGGTCATCACCTGCATTACTCATCATGTGTATAGCTATGATAATAGGAGGGGGGACGGGTTCAACTGCGGGAGGAGTGAAATTATTAAGAGCCGTAATAGCCTACAAGTGGATAAAATGGTCTTTGAGGCGTAATT
This is a stretch of genomic DNA from Methanophagales archaeon. It encodes these proteins:
- a CDS encoding TrkH family potassium uptake protein, which encodes MLSNLRIVLRDLGSILVILGVLIFFLLGIACYFHEDVIMPVVITGSGIILLGLLFRYFFRYAGEPEYRHAMICAALVWLVVPAFSAILFVLIEGMSPLDSYFEAMSGWTGTGLTMITHPSGLTHTIQFWRSLMQWVGGVGVIVLMLSVLARPGTGAYVLYKAEAREERIKPSIISTVRMTWWIYLFLTSIGIIIFFIAGMKPWEAINHAMTAIGTGGFTITDNSIATYNSFIIELAIIPMMVLGAIPFLVHYRVLKGDMKSYFKDTQCIAFIVVFSILFIPLLAANYLMQSTDLLSATRYSGFQLISGMTCTGFQTVPMHNWSSPALLIMCIAMIIGGGTGSTAGGVKLLRAVIAYKWIKWSLRRNFLPPKAIISVRLGDRFLERENMTKIFSEASLIIILWLISLFIGICVLSVVVGSQYPLGEIMFEVASAQGNVGLSTGLTNPGLPYMGKIILILNMWVGRLEIIPALMLFRALIRGFEPI